Below is a genomic region from Phoenix dactylifera cultivar Barhee BC4 unplaced genomic scaffold, palm_55x_up_171113_PBpolish2nd_filt_p 001101F, whole genome shotgun sequence.
tgccatgcaagaagaattaaatcaattcaaaagaagtaatgtatggacattaactgaaagaccaaagcataactcagtaattggaacaaaatgggtatttagaaataaattagatgagaatggattagttataagaaataaggctagacttgtagctaagggatacaatcaagaagaaggaatagattttgatgaaacatttgctcctgtagctagattagaggctattagattacttctagcatttgcatgtttcatggattttaaattatatcaaatggatgtgaagagtgcgttcttaaatggttttattgaggaggaagtatatgtagaacaacctcctggttttgagaatcatgaattgccaaatcatgtgtttaaattacataaggcattatatggattaaagcaagcacctagggcttggtatgatcgattaagtaaatttctgcttaataatgactttagtagaggaaatgtagataaaactctatttctcaaaagaaaggataaaaatctattagtggtacaaatatatgtagatgacataatctttggtgccacaaatgatactctttgcaagaaatttgctgatttaatgcacggggaatttgaaatgagtttgatgggagaactaagtttctttctaggattacaaatcaaacaaactaaagaaggcattttcattcatcaaactaagtatacaaaggaaatactaaagaaatttgggaatgaaaatcataagggagtaggcactccaatgaatcctactagtaagctagacaaagatgaaaaagggaagagtattgatattaagctctatagaggactaattggatccttgctctatcttactgctagtagacccgacatcgtatttagtgtaggaatatgtgctagataccaatcagatcctaaggagtcacatttaagtgctgttaagagaatccttagatatttaagaggaactaccaatataggattatggtactcaagagactcctgtctagatttgcttgcatattcagatgctgattttgccggatgcaaattagataggaagagcacaagtggcacatgtcaattcttaggaaataacttagtatcatggtttagcaaaaagcagaattcagtggcactatccacagctgaagctgaatatatagctgctggcagttgttgtgctcaagtattatggcttaagcaacaactagaagactatggagttaagctagataatattcctattaaatgtgataatactagtgccatcaatcttacgaaaaatccagttcagcattccaaggccaaacacatagaaataaggtatcattttattagggatcatgtgcaaaatggaaatatatgtattgagcatatatgcactgaaaaacaattagccgacatatttacgaaaccattgagtgaagatagattctgcatgctaaggagggaattaggcatgtgtgatcctttttattgaagaaatataaaagggagctagtagtctcatgatacattcctccaatctctaaaatcccatgaaacatgagtcaaatttgttatctgtagattccttactcatgtatcattgtcccagaaagaatttataaggattggaagcaaagaaaagttttagaagcaaaaaggaagaaaaaagaaaaattctgcacttgggtcgacccaacccagaatagggtcgacccaacgttgagtcgacccaagaaaattcttgagtcgacccaacgtcgggaccccactgttaaaagggagaCTCGAGAGCAaagttagggcactgtttgcccttgtcctcttctgaatactctaatccccactttccaaactcctccaagcagtagattaccttaagatcttgcagaaatgggacccaaaagagccgtagccaagagatctggaagagtctcacggatccaacgggaggaaaggcaacctacggagccatctaccgtgtctccacgacgtgaggcacgtgcggagccccctcctcctccttccccctcagtgatacttgcaagatttgcggggagaccggttacaacggggagaaggatccattccgagttctttgatcaagaagggtttcggttgagggaatggatccaaaggcaaggttgggagtatctttgctccctagatgtgatgatctaccccggattggttcaggagttctatgccttccttaaaactggtatgggagggcttgtttcggaagttcgaggagttcgagttcgagtttccgaggagagcttgagtgagctgcttcatctaccctgcgtaggagccactccggaaaagcctgaaaataaaatgagagccctacagcggatcatggaaaatgagaacttcgacttttccgagaaggtaatagctagttctctttctgctgaaatgagattactgctcagtataataaataggattttatttccaaagagcgggagattcgatcgcatcacagagcgagatctagcagtgatggagtgtatgattcaggggattcccctaaatcttccggccatgatactgagacagatgaggaaggtgatctgcaactcgagggtatcactaccttatggtatgatactcactttgatttttcgacagcacggtaTATCTCTCGAgggggaggcatccaagagtctgcatcatactgacacatacactgcacggacacttatacgcatgggatatgagaaagtgaacgggcagtggattaacactggagcaggcattcagggtgaggcaccagagggcgATGCACCAGaggctgaggatgaggagcatatggatcatcctactgcacctttagaggctggaccatcatcatccgttcctccgagagatacggatgagttttggagtaggatgactgagatcatgtcagctcaggccaggactattactgaccgactggacatcatgtctgctgagatcagtgatctgaggcagcagataggagcactccggagagagagagagacccatggaccatctgtgccacaggctgccaagtcagagatttcggcacagagtcatccagctcgtcgtgctccacgcgagacacagtctcaccagactcgacctcccctcgccacatacactaggcggatgaggactagatcccagccattagagtctccctaggctgattttagcatttctgtttagagcctaggctagatatctagttctcgtatgtattttgcttttatcatgtatctttaaactttgattaaggaacattgtatttgtttttgtttttggcatgaatgtacgaaaatgttcctattttgatcaatgaagtttgaagtttggtatttattgcatcttttcccgtgtacctatttgatgatcacaaaaagggagagaagtaaagaaagagtaataggggagaagaaagtaataggggagaagtaaagatatctttagaagtaaagaaagagtaataagaggagaagtaaaaaaaatatatatatatatataagaagtTGAAATAAAAAGTTATGAACTTGTgtaagaagagagaaataacttgtaaaacaaattgaaaatcatataagaaagcatatacatctaagggggagcaatttgtaacaatgaaaatcttcAAATCCAAaacttctatcaaatttcaaaacttggcacatataatttcagaatttggcacgcaccattcacacctcgatacataacctgaaactcatgttttatctcaaatttttggagtttcatctttaatgaattataaatgaaagggggagtaattcaaaaagtcaaattggcaacatttaaataatatagggggagacttcactcttatatatgaaaaactgaaattcagcaaggtaagccctttcaaaaactgattttaaaagacaagtatcaataggctcatactctttattttgtaatcatcaaaaagggggagattgaggatgatagtgttattttgatgattaacaagcaattatctagagtatgttataagttaaatcgatacttcattcataagtccattactctcagtatatttgtataaattgatatagatacatttcattgttcatttgaatgaatctaaccttgagttgcagcaaagtgtggattgagtcgacccaaagaatgattgggtcgaccccggcacatcaagaaaacatttggcacacttttgcaaaaatggccaagatgaacagtgagttgggtcgacccaaggaaaacatgagtcgacccaaacattaagatcctcaaaacaagatagaacaatggttctctggatttactgagagggtcgacccaagaagtagttgagtcgatccaagcttgagttgacccaaaccctgagagggtcgacccaaaggcaagacagaaaagaagacagaaaatggttctctggaattactgagagggtcgacccaagtgaactttgagtcgacccaaagaaaggttgggtcgacccaagtgaaggaaggctgaattacaagtttctgtggattctgagagggtcgacccaaggaatgtttgagtcgacccaagtgaaagttgggtcgacccaaggacaggttgagccgacccaaacacgggctgaagcataacggctagttctgcagatgtactttttgtccttccaaaagggagtaacggctagtttttgaattctaaccattggggcttgtccaaaggatgtaggaagctatttaaagtggcactattcatcagatagaacaacttttgcaaagaatatcaaagagtacacaagaaaacaaaagtgccctaatcttcttcatccaagtgcttcattcaagaatcaaagaaaggggttgagcagattaaaagagtcatcaagagctccatcctcccttgaagagtgaagcatccttgacaaagaagagagaagccacttcaaagcgataaatattttctaactcttctttgtagtttatattgtttcatttgctcatttaggagtttaaatctttctttttggttgttaaactacttgtaaagattggttggttagcccgcaaaaccaacgggataggtttttggtgagcccggaaaaccaaagtgtaaaggttcgttggtgagcccgtaaaaccaataaaggtttttggtgagcccgaaaaaccaaagtgtatacgtttttggtgagcccggaaaaccaaggtgtaaagatttttggattgtgagcccggaaaacaatccaactgtaatctgcgagattatagtgaatcccaaggggtcgcttggggagtggacgtaggtgctaaggagagcaccgagccactatactttgtgttgtttgtattgtgatttgtttcaacTTGCTAACCATTCATTTGACTCaagtaagttagttaaaattaaaagaaaccaattcaccctcccccctcttaacttgtcaccttgggcaacaagaggTGTTGGAGTGGAGGCACCGGGGCACGGGATACTacaatctccttctcctcttcccacAGAACGGAGTCTCAGAATCGTTAGCCTAGGCGTGGAAGCAGGGATCGTGGTACTCCCCAGAAGCTAGGTACGCCCCCGGGCTTGGCCAcggacgccgccggtcgtggcCCGGCCCCCCCTTCTGCTCATCGTCCTCCCTTcatcggagaagagaggaggagaaagggggaAGAGAGGAGGGAGTCTGGAAGGTtctggagaagagaagaaaaaaaaagaaaagagagagaaagaaaaagaaagaaagaaaaaaaaagagggaagaggaaaaaaaagaaaaaaaaagagagagagaagatccCTTTAATGGGTCCGGCCTAATGGGATGGAtcggggttcgggtccgaaacccgttaagcccaataataagaaattggtttagccaattgaacttgaacccgagcccaatcagattgggctaagtctggatgagcccaaactgcaaattgggtcaaatctgaaccgaattaagcccaaattaatttgggtccGAATCCAATTAAGTTGAGTTAGTTCCAGCAGACGCAATTGAATATAAAGCAGGCCCAATTTAAACCCAATTCAACTAATTTGAGGCCAAATTGACCCCAGGCTGACcttgactcaggcccaaatgagccacaCTGACCCTGAAccaaaattaaacccaattaaacTAAGCCTATTGACCCGATCAGAAGACCGAATTAGCTAGAAAAGGCTGGACTCAATCATGAACCAGGCCCAATCCTTTATTTAAAAACCTAATTAACCTATGTGgacccaatctggttttaaattgagccccaaaggctctaaattggataaattggacttgggctagatccttggatgggatccaagcaagtaagttcatagtatgatgaactaagaaattttataataaataaatggagaataatgtaatccctatgatgttgttttaggtgattaaggatttgtcacctgaactcgagaaatttggaaagcgaatcacattaagtaacctgtcctaatcttcTATGGATCACGCATGTAAGTAACCCGTCTTAATTTTGTTGTAGATCATGTATTATAAGAATGAGtgttattcatgcaatttaaatTGCATATATGTTTTGTGAaaaatgtaagtaacctgttctaatcctattatggatcatgccaTGTTTACTAACATCTcctaaacattttttttaagtatatatgattcatgcatgatatgttatgatgcataagtaacttgcctgATCTCataagctatggctatgtatgcaatatgattatgctgatattttaatcatgcatgtaagttagtATAGCAAAATCCTatctagccaagaggcactataatgggctcaaagatgctactgatcgaatgcaactgagctggccttgctagtggtcGAGAATAACTAAgttggccttgctagtggccgagaatgactaagcTGGCcctgccagtggccgagaatgacttcgcagtagcatccgaaagaatggaccacggcatgccgggggcacagTTTCATATGTatactttatgaaaatatttgattgacttaaatactgctttgtttacccagcatacatattttgccatgataaattgtTAGATAATATatatgtcagcttctcaaaccctgataaacatgtttagtcttttagttgatccgataagattatgcaggattacttactgagccgcatAGCTCAAACccgtttatttttcattttctttcagatcctcaccagtgatcgccatcagatgcatttttcttttgcaacagggcttctttcttttggggtacaACAgcatacttttgtgtacataaacttcatagaagctctgtatttgggtactgaccagcatgttgtactaagaatgctttcatatataaaggtttggttggtttgactaccctgttacccatgtatgaggcttcgtgttattgggggcggtagtcggcaatagcacggccgtgtcacagaTCCGGGTTCGAGGCGTGACAtcttgtggtatcagagcaataggttaaTCATGAGTGAAAATTTTAAGTTTAATAAGGGAATGGGTAGTTAAGTCTCATCCAGTAAGATTCCGCataattggaaagaaagaaaagattttattagTCGTATCATTAGTCAGTCATGAAAAGTGCTTGACACAAATATTTTGATAGGTGACaatgagcaacaaaaagaaagaagttagggctaatacaaaaccattcttgggGCATGATTGTGAAAGGTATGATATTAGAGTTTAAGATTAAGACTACTAAAGACTGTGACATAAGTGGCATCAAAGTTTGGATGTTTAAGATCATTGGGAATTGTAACAAAATTGGAGACAGAACATTGGTTTGAAACTAATAGAGACTGAGATAGAAGTATATGAGGGCTCAGATTTAAGACCTCTAAGAGATTATGATAAAGATAGACGTATTATATCTTAAGTGGTAGGATCGTTAAGATGTGTCGGAAAGTTGGCGAGATGGATAGCAATTAGGCAAGGAGACAAATATCATTATTTACTTTTGTTAGTGATAAATGATGTTATTTtatcaaaattttgaaatgcGGAAATCAGAATGCTAGCGAGCCATGCCAAAATAAGAATAAGCTATTTTGGAGATTTCTCGatggagtaatttgtattttggattatgattaaattagattttggcTGATATTAAGTGGAGTACTAGCTATGGAATATTAAAGTACATTGCATATCAGTATACATGTGATTTTGGAGGTTTAACTTGATACTGGTACTATGGATAATACTTCtagtttgaagttaattattttaatggcaAGATAGGGTTCATTCATAAGTTGTTTAAGGCTTGGACAAGGAAAGGTTTTATATTCTTGAGGATGAAATCCGTATGACAATTATGAATGAAACTATTGTATAGAAAGAAAACATATTTGAGAATGAGATTTAAGAGTTTCTCCTTTGTTTACTTGGGATGTGAAATATTAGATCTTTGCAAATTACAATGCAAGATTGGTATTTTGATTGGAAGTCATTTAGTAAATTTTGAGAATAATTTTCAATCCTGAAGAATATTTTAGGTTCAAATGTTCTACTATGGATAAAGTGCAGTAGTTTGTGATCCTGTGATAAATCCATTAAACGAATATTAGTTGatgttttgaccaaaaaaaaaataatttgaattagATTTCTAATGGAGAAAAGTGTTGTTGATTCTATGAATAATCTGGAGATAGCCATATAatttcaccagtgagtttttctaTTGTTGGCAATTCCTGGGAGATTTtgagcatcttaaatttagtattaacggATTGATGGTGCTTTGGATGAGCTTAGACCTGGAATGTTCCTTTCTCCTAGCTATGACATTTTCGATCTACCTATTTGAAAGGGGTTTGAAGTTTTGCTAGGATAAAAGTTGATCATTAAATTGTAGGCAAAGTTAAGAGAAGCAAGAGGATTATAGATTATAAAAAGTATTTGATGCTAATGCTCTCACCTATTTCTGTTAAGCCGATTACGATCTTTGTGTGGACTTAATCGAAagcaattaatttcttgggGCCAAGGATTATAGCATTTAAAATCTAAGGTGGGAAGATTAGTCTTCTTTTGGAAGAGATCAAAGGAACTCCTATATCATAGATGGAAGGGATTAAGTTCTGAAATACCATGACTTTGTATGTCGTAATTCTTTATGTCGAAATCTTGTGAGTAGGTACTCTGAGAGAGACTAACTGAGATCTCGAGGATGACTCGATGGTTGACTACTTTTAAAGCCTGAACCTTAAGGTATAACTAATTTCGAGgatgaaatttatttaagaaGGGAAGAATGTAATATCCGGGCCCAATTTAAGCCCAATACCTTTTTGGGCCCGTACTTGAGCATTGGGCCAGGACACCTAATGGGCCCAACTGGGGCCCATTGTTGGCAGCCATTTGATGGCTGCTATCTCATTCCCTGAGGATGGATGTGACTAGGGTAGGGCCAGCTGGGAAGCTGTGGAAGATCTAGCTGTTAAGCCCTTCACGAAGAGAAAGCTGGGCGTGACACCTCGCACCCCCCCAAACCACTTAAGAACCTATTGGTTCTTCCTTCAAAAATCTCAAGAACCTGTGAACCGGCAGAAGAGGTGTTGGAGTGGAGGCACCGGGGCACGGGATACTgcaatctccttctcctcttcccacAGAACGGAGTCTCAGAATCGTTAGCCTAAGCGTGGAAGTAGGGATCGTCGCTGGTACTCCCCAGAAGCTAGGTACGCCCCCTGCCTTCTCTTCTCCTGATTTATTCAggataacaaagaaagaaacaaagaaaagaagatgaagGGGGAGGGGGTTACCCATGCGCGGCCAGGGACGTCGCCGACGGCGTGAACGCTGCCGGTCTTGGCTCGGCCACAGGTACAGGCTGCAGACTGGCTGCGAGCACGGCCACGGACGAGCCCATTGGCCGCTGGAGTCAGCCGCGGGCGCCGCCGGCCGTGGCGTGACCCCAAGCTCGGCCTCTCCCGAGccccctcatcttcttccttgtgATGAGAAGGGGAGGAGATTAGAGTGGAAAAAGGGTTCGGGAAAGCCTtcgggagagagaagaaagggaggagaaaGGAGAATAAGAAAGAATGAGAGGGTTGAGaaggaaggttgaagaagaagaatagggAAAggtgaaagaagaaaagaagaagaggggactcACCGGCTCGTCGTCGTGTGCGGCGGCCGtcggcttcggccgcgagcaccgtcgGCACGAGCGTCGACCGCAGGCGCGGCCGAGGATGCCGCGGGGCTTGGCCGAGGGCATTGGCCGCAGGTGCGGCCGAAGGCGTCGCGGGCCTGGCCGCGGATGCCGCTGGTCGTggcccgcccccccccccccttctgctcgccgtcctcccttcatcggagaagagaggagagaaagggGGAAGAGAGGAGGGAGTCGGGAAGGTtctggagaagagaagaaaaaaaaaagaaaagagggagaaagaaaaagaaaaagaaagaaagaaaaaaaaagagggaagaggaaaaaaaaagaaaaaaaaaagagagagaagatcccCTTAACGGGTCCGGCCTAATAGGACGGATCGGGGTTTgggtccgaaacccgttaagcccaataataagaaattggtttagccaattgaacctgaacccgagcccaatcagattgggctaagtctggatgagcccaaactgcaaattgggtcaaattcaaaccgaattaagcccaaattaatttgggtccGAATCCAATTAAGTTGAGTTAGTTCCAGAACCCTGATAAACATGTTTAGTCTTTTAGttgatccgataagattatgcaggattacttactgagccgcgtAGCTCATACccgtttatttttcattttctttcagatcctcaccagtgatcgccatcagatgcatttttcttttgcaacagggcttctttcttttggggtacaACAAGTATACTTTTGTATACATAAACttcatagaagctctgtatttgggtactgaccagcatgttgtactaagaatgctttaaTATAtaaagatttggttggtttgactaccctgttacccatGTATGAGGCTTCATGCTATTGGGGGCGGTAGCCGGCAATAGCACGAAcgtgtcacggatccgagttcggggcgtgacaccaCCCGTCTCAACGAGTCCTCCGACGACCATTAGccattctcttcttcttctttgtttcccATTCGCTTAGTGGTTTTGCTTACGAGACCATTAGCCATTGTAACTGAATTAATCGCACGGTGCTCTTTTTCAAAGGGCaagagaggggaggagagaaaaaaaagaacgaGTAAGGATAATAACatcaatttaaatttaaattttatttttaattaatataaatattattttttaacacAGTTAGAACAATCATTATATTAAAGGTATTTATACAATAATAGAGTTTTACGGaagtatacatgtaaatatcaattttgaaagaatattcatgcaaaatctaatatttagaagggtatgcatgtaaaaaaaattttaaaaaaaattaattcccCAAAGGGCTACTACGAATTTGCACGAGATGACCGGTGAAACTCGCGGAAATAGGTGCGCTAAATGGATATTTAATTACCAAATCACTGTCGGCGGGCCCGATAAAATGTTCCTGTACGATTAACTGGCGTCCCAGAGCCGTCCCAGAGCATTTTCTTCCTTCGCCGTTGCTTCGTTTGGACCTTGCGGCGCTTCGATTGCGATCCCTCGCACCCTCCGCCCTCCCCGAGTCTACTGGAACCCGCACGCAACCACAGCCCCAAAAAACCGAAATACCAAACAATTTCGAAAAATTTATCTTCCACAATTCCCCGGCCTCCAACCAACCACAATGGAAAAACCCTAGATATTAATCCGGTGAGGGGGAGAGGTTCATGGATTACCCCCTCCATGGCTCCCGCCGCATTCCTCCACCCCCACCGCATCGCgccccttctccctccctccccctctcgccgGCGCCACCGCCGGATTCTCTTCCGGATGTCCGCGGTGAGGGCGACGGCGGAGGTGAGGCGGCGCGAGGCAGCGAGGGAGGCTCGCAATGGGGCCGCGGTGGTGTGGTTTAAGCGTGATCTCCGCGCCGACGACCACCCGGGCCTCGTTGCTGCCGTGTCTCAGCACCAGACTGTTGTGCCGCTTTACGTGTTCGATCGCCGGATTTTATCCAGTTAGTTCCTGCTGTCCCTTTTTCGTCCTTCTAGATTCTCAATCttgattgattttatttttttttagcaatgcACTGAATGAGTATGGTCACTGAGATATTCAAGTACTCCATGTTTGGTTTTGTTTGCTTTCTAGCTAATGCTTTTGACTGAAGTGGTAAGCTAGTGAGAGCAGAGCAGGTATACATATTATCGGGTCTGAACGGAAGATTGATTTTTTCCTTCATATTAGACATTGTATGTATCAGAGTCGGgatatttttatttgatcagcttaaagTTTTCTTTGAGTAAAGCTCACAAAAGAAGTGACTTGTAGACAAATGTCCTAGATACTCATTATGAGTAAAGCTACTGTGCTACTGGTATGCAGGTTTATTTCATTTGGTGTCATCTATTTTATTATAGAAATAC
It encodes:
- the LOC103699536 gene encoding uncharacterized protein LOC103699536 isoform X1 codes for the protein MAPAAFLHPHRIAPLLPPSPSRRRHRRILFRMSAVRATAEVRRREAAREARNGAAVVWFKRDLRADDHPGLVAAVSQHQTVVPLYVFDRRILSRDGLLMTHDTLCNFYCGVLHCILCCILVQYFDFDFLL
- the LOC103699536 gene encoding uncharacterized protein LOC103699536 isoform X2, which gives rise to MAPAAFLHPHRIAPLLPPSPSRRRHRRILFRMSAVRATAEVRRREAAREARNGAAVVWFKRDLRADDHPGLVAAVSQHQTVVPLYVFDRRILSSLFHLVSSILL
- the LOC103699536 gene encoding uncharacterized protein LOC103699536 isoform X3, with the translated sequence MAPAAFLHPHRIAPLLPPSPSRRRHRRILFRMSAVRATAEVRRREAAREARNGAAVVWFKRDLRADDHPGLVAAVSQHQTVVPLYVFDRRILSTNAFD